The stretch of DNA CGTCGTCCTCTCTATACCTCGCCGGGCCGCGACGCGACAGCACCGGTGGACAGCGTCGGCGACCCGGTCGCCGGGTCCTCCACGGCGTGCCGCCCCACCCTGGACTCGAGGCAATGAGACTGTTGAGTAGGACGGCCAGTCACCCGTCGCCGTCATGTTCGATCGACGCAAGTGACTGCTAGTAGCTGCGGCGGCTTCAGCTGGGCATGCACGCGGTCTTCGTCGCGTCGCAACTTGCGTTTCCATGGAGTTCTCTCATTCACATCCTTCCATGGCGTGTCAAGTATACGAATACCCTTCAGCTAGCTAAAACCTTCAATTTTTCTCTGAACACATTAGCCGCCTCCTCCCAGCAGCACATCCTCAGCACATGCCGCGATGCATGCGTGCTCCTAGGTCTTAGCTCCTCTCTGCCACCTCTGCTTGGCACAGCCACATACTCTCTCTGCGGCCACCGGCCATGGCTCCCCTCCACGTAGTCCTGGCTGGGCTCGTCTTCTTCTCCTCGCTGCACACCGCCGCCCCATGCTCCACCGCAACCGCAACTGGCGACACGCTCGCGGCAGGCCGGGCGCTCGCCGCCGGTAACAAGCTCGTCTCGAGGAACGGCAAGTTCGCGCTCGGCTTCTTCCGGTTCCGGCAAAGcatagccgccgccgccggcaccgccGGTAACTCCACCGGCGGAACCACCACCACCGTCTCCTCCTCCCCCGGCTGGTATCTCGGGATATGGTTCAACAAGATCCCGGTCTGCACCACCGTCTGGATCGCTAACCGGGAGAGGCCAATCGCCGAGTCCGAGCTCAACACGACGCAGCTCAGGATCTCGACAGATGGCAACCTCGTCATCGTCTCCTCGAACACCACCACTGAGTCCAAGCTATGGTCCACTGAAGTTGTCAACAGCACAGACAGTGTCAGCGCCCTTCTCAACAGCACCGGGAACCTTGCCCTCCTACCAGAAACCCCATCCAACGGAGCGCCGCTGTGGCAGAGCTTCGACTACCCGACGGATGTCGGGCTCCCTACAGCAAAGATCGGCCGGAACAAGCTCACCGGCTTCAACCGGTCCTTCGTCTCGAAGAAGAGCCTGATCGACCCGGGGTTCGGCTCGTACTCCATTGACGTCGGCATCGACGGGGCGATGCGCCTGACAAGTCGCAGCTCCCCTCCCGTGGTGTACTGGCCTTGGCCGGCCGGAAGGTTAGCAGAGCTCGTGCAGGCACTCGATGGGCTGATGGACTCGGATCCACGGACCAAGGGTTTGCTGAAGCCCACGTTCAAGGATGACGATGAGGAGGTGTACTTCTCCTACACCATCACGGACGACTCGGCTTCCGTGTTCGTCCCGATAGACATCTCCGGTCAGCTCAAGCTGAATGTTTGGTCGAAGGCCAAAGAATCTTGGGAGACTGTGTACGCCCAGCCTTCTGATTTCTGCATAGCGCACGGTGTCTGTGGACCTTTCACGGTTTGCAACGGCAATTCAGCCCCGTTGTTCTGCGACTGCCTGGAGACCTTCTCCCGGAAATCGCCTCGGGATTGGGATCTCGGTGATCGAACGGGAGGGTGTGCAAGAAACACTCCCTTAGATTGCAGCAACAGAAGCAAGACAGGCTCGACAGATGTGTTTCACCCTGTATCTCGTGTCAAGCTGCCCTTCAATGCCCAGAGCATAGAGGATGCTACCACGCCAAGCAACTGCGCTGGAGCCTGCCTCAATGACTGCTCCTGCACCGCTTACTCCTATAGCAATAGCAAATGCTCTGTCTGGCACGGGGAATTGCTTGATGTAAGTATGGACGATGGCATTGGCATTACTGGTCAAGATGTCCTCTACCTTCGCCTGGCCGCAAGAGATTTTCAGAGcttggagaagaagaagaagaagaaacaaagACCAGGAGCTATTGTTGCTGCAACTGCAAGCATTGTTAGTTTTGGGTTAATGGTGCTCATACTGTTGGTGGTGGTTTGGAGGAAGAGATTCAAATGGTTCAATGTGCCGCTACACGACACTCGAGGTAGTGGTGGAATTATAGCCTTCAGATACATTGATTTGGTCCGTGCTACTAAGAATTTCTCAGAAAGGCTAGGAGGCGGTGGTTTTGGTTCTGTATTCAAGGGAGTGTTAAACGAGTCAACTACTATTGCAGCGAAAAGGCTTGATGGTGCCCGCCAGGGAGAGAAGCAATTCAGAGCTGAGGTGAGCTCAATCGGGTTAATCCAACATATCAACCTAGTGAAACTGATTGGCTTCTGCTGTGAAGGTGACAACAGGCTACTTGTGTATGAGCACATGTCAAATGGGTCTCTTGATGCCCATCTATTTCAGAGCAATGCAACCATCCTGAACTGGAGCACAAGGTATCAAATAGCCATAGGAGTTGCTAGAGGATTATGCTACTTGCATCAGAGTTGCCGCGAATGCATCATACACTGTGATATTAAGCCAGAAAACATACTTCTCGATGCATCATTTGCTCCTAAAATTGCAGACTTTGGGATGGCTGCATTTGTAGGAAGGGATTTTAGCCGAGTCATGACTACATTCCGAGGAACCGCAGGGTATCTTGCCCCGGAGTGGCTTAGCGGAGTTGCTATTACACCGAAAGTTGATGTTTACAGTTTTGGTATGGTATTGTTGGAAATCATATCAGGAAAGAGGAACACACCAGAAGTAAATAGTAAGAGCAGTTATCAAGTTGTGTTTTTCCCGGTGCAGGCCGTCAGCAAGCTTCGTGAGGGAGATCTGCAGAGTTTGGTGGATCCACAATTACATGGTGACTTCGATTTTGAAGAGGCTGAAAGGGTTTGCAAAGTTGCATTTTGGTGTATCCAAGATAATGAATGTGATCGGCCGACAATGGGTGAAGTAGTTCGTGTTCTTGAGGGTCTTCAGGAGCTTGATATGCCCCCAATGCCAAGACTGCTTGCAGCTATAACGGAACGCTCTCATGCAGCCTTATTGTAGTAATTCGTCCTGCAGTCGGTATTTATTTGTGTTTTAGCAAATTTGAAAGTTTTACTATTGTGGAGCTGAAGGAATAAAAGGGCAAGCTTGCAATTTCTAATGCAGTTTTATTTTGCATGTGGGCTCCCATTTGCCTATTTCTAATTCAGCAAAATGCGGCAAAGCTAGAATATTGTTTATTTTCATTGATGGAAGAGTCGACGCATCCTTAAATTTAAGGAAAAATTGATGCATGCCACCACTGACTGCTTGCCTTAGAGATATGATATTCCACTTACTTGCAGGGTATGTGTGCGCTGGCTGAGTTGTTCAGCTCTGTTATCTAGGGCAGAGCTTCTTGGAGCAGTtccttttttataaaaaaaattcaGAGGTCAAAGTGTCCAAGTTCGGCTCTTTCTGGTGAAGGAGAGCTTCAGCAATTTGGGGGGCTTTTCTTCTTGCTGTCTCTGTACGTTCTTCTGCCTCAGGAGGAAACTCTGTTTGTTACTTTGGGTTGCCTTGAACATTCAGAATTAGAATTCTCTTCCCCATAGCATGGCATGAACGGAAGCTAGCTGTACTATTGCATTGCACGCATGTACCATGTGCAGCATCTCGCTCCATGTATTGGGCCCTGGGCGAGCCAGGAGGCATCAACTCCACCTTGGGAAGCCTCGTGAATCGTGATTGAACTTGGCTGGCAGCCAGCCTGGTCAAGTTGAGGGAGACTAGAATATCTAGGGCGGCTAAGCCCAAGTATTTTTTTCCCCTGCAAGACTCCCTTTGATCTAAAATTTAAGCCAGCTTTTTGGGCGGATTTTATGGTTTTATGATCAATTataattttttgaaaaaaatgtAGATTGGTAACATAAAGTTAATGTTGCTATAATCATCTGGAGAATTAGTTTCATAACATATAATCCTTATATTTGAAAGAAGTGTCATTTCCATAGAAATTGGTAACCAAAGCATAGCTTTGTAGATCAGGTCAATGCCTATTTTTGGTTAAGGAGTATATGTACCTCGTGGCCTGGTTGTACCAATTAGCTTGTACAACTGGCAGGCAGTTCAGGTGTGGGTAGTGCTGATCTTCGCCACAATTGAAAAAGGTAGTGCAGAGAATGCAGGCAGTTGGAGCTCCAGGGTCGTTGCTGATTCTTCAGCGTTAGCTGAAAATGGATCATGCATGCAGTCGAAGCTGCATTACATTGGATGCATCCACTTTCTATATATCCTCTTCTTCTCAGAATAGCAGCCTATACTATACATCCATCGTCAGTCACCACTCAGCTTTTCTCCGGCCATGCCACCCCTGTACATATTACTCGGAGggtttcttctcttctcttccttgCACACTACAAGTCTCGCTGCAACTGCGAGAGGTGATACTCTTGCAGCAGGTGAGGCCCTTGCTGCTAGCGACAAGCTCATATCAAGAAATGGCAAGTTCgcgctcggcttcttccagTTCCAGCAGAGCCCTGGTACCACCAGTAAGTCTCCCAACACCAACACCAACACCACCACCACTTCCTCCTCCCTTGGCTGGTACCTTGGCATATGGTTCAATAAGATACCAGTTTTTACCACTGTCTGGGTCGCCAATAGGGAGAAGCCCATCACTGACCGTGAGCTGAAGCTGGCACAGCTCAAAATTTCAGGAGATGGCAATCTCGTCATCATGTTAAGCAATGCCAGTACTGAATCCATAATCTGGTCCACTACTGGCATTGTTTTCACTAGCACAAACAACACCAGTGTCGTCCTCATGAACAATGGAAACCTTGCCCTCAAACCAGAAACCTCATCTAATGAAGTACCGCTGTGGCAGAGCTTTGACTACCCAACGGATGTCGGGCTACCTGGTGCCAAGATAGGACGAAATAAGGTCACTGGTTTCAACCATCAGTTCATCTCAAAGAAGAGCCTGATTGATCCAGGTCTTGGCTCATACTCCGTCCAGATAGACACCAACGGGGTGTTGCTCCTCAGAAGTCGGAAGCCCCCCTTTGTAGTGTACTGGTCTTGGCCATCTGGAAAATTAGCAGAACTTGTATCGGCCCTGAATGCTCTGCTAGACATGGATCCAAGGACCAAAGGTTTACTTAAGCCCACGTATGCCGATAACGACAAAGAGGTGTACTTCACATACACCTTACTGGATGAATCAGCTTCTGTATTCGTTCCAATAGACATCACTGGTCAGCTTAAGCTGAAAGTTTGGTCACAAGCCACGGAGTCTTGGCAGAACATATATGCCCAGCCTTCTTATTTCTGCACAACGTATGCCGTCTGTGGACCTTTCACGGTCTGCAATGGCAATGCGAGTCCATTTTGTAGCTGTATGGAGAGCTTCTACCAAAAGTCACCTCGGGATTGGGAGCTTGATGATCGGACAGGAGGGTGTGCCAGAAATACTCCCTTAGACTGCACTACTAGCAACAAAAGCACAAGAAGTTCCACAGATGTGTTCCACCCTATAGCTCGCGTTTCGTTGCCCTATGATCCCCGGAGATTAGAAGATGCTACCACACAAAGCAGTTGCGCAAAGGCTTGTCTTAATGACTGCTCCTGCACTGCTTATGCCTATACCAATAGTATATGCTCTGTCTGGCATGGAGAATTGCTTAATGTAAATCAGGCTGATGGAAATGGTATCACTTCTCAAGACGTTCTTTACATTCGCCTTGCTGCAAGAgatttgaaaagttttacaagaGACAACAAAAGAATACCAATAGTTGTTATTGTAGTAACATGCTCAGCTAGTTTGGGGTTCCTAATAATGCTCGTGCTGCTGTTGATGATATGGAGGAACAGATTTAAGTTGTGTGGTGCGCCATTACACGGCATTCAAGGTACTGGTGGTGGAATTGTAGCTTTTAGATACACTGATTTATGCCATGCTACTAAAAATTTCTCCGAGAGGCTTGGAGGTGGTGGCTTTGGTTCTGTATTCAAGGGGGTGTTAAGTGACTCGACTACTATAGCAGTGAAAAGGCTTGATGGTGCCCGCCAGGGAGAGAAGCAATTCAGGGCTGAGGTGAGCTCAATCGGATTGATCCAACATATCAACCTAGTTAAATTGATTGGTTTCTGTTGTGGAGGTGATAAGAGGCTACTTGTGTATGAGCACATGCTAAATGGGTCTCTTGATGGCCATCTATTTCAGAGCAATGCTGCCGTCCTTAGTTGGAGCACCAGGTATCAAATAGCCATAGGAGTTGCTAGAGGATTGCTGTACCTGCATAAGAGTTGCCGCGAATGCATCATACACTGTGACATTAAGCCAGAAAACATACTTCTGGACGCATCATTTGTTCCTAAAATTGCAGACTTCGGGATGGCAGCGTTTGTCGGAAGGGATTTCAGCCGAGTTCTAACTACATTCAGAGGCACTGCAGGGTATCTTGCCCCTGAGTGGCTTAGTGGTGTTGCTATTACACCAAAGGTTGATGTCTATAGCTTTGGTATGGTACTGCTGGAAATCATATCAGGAAGGAGGAACTCACCAGAAGTGCACAGTAGTAGCGGTTATCATGTTACTTATTTCCCTGTGCAAGCCATCAGCAAGCTTCATGACGGAGACCTGCAGAGTTTGATGGACCCACAGTTACAAGGTGATTTCAATTTGCATGAGGCTGAAAGGGTTTGCAAAGTTGCATGCTGGTGCATCCAAGATAATGAGTTTGATCGGCCGGAAATGGTTGAAGTGGTCCGGGCTCTTGAGGGTCTCCAGGAGTTTGGTATACCCCCAATGCCAAGACTACTTGCAGCTATAACACAATCCTCTGATGCGGCTTCATTGCAATGATTCATAAGTACTTCGTCGTATAGTCTATCCATCAGCCGGCCGGTGGGAGCTTTCATGTAAAAACATTGTTTCAGCAAATTTGAAAGATGTAATGTGGAGCTGTGCTATTTGTGTTTTATGGTGCATGTGGTCTCCCTTTTGCCTATTGATCTTCTTATGATTGAGCTAAATACAGCAAAACTAGAAATATGTGTATGCTTTATTGATGGGAGGGCCGACATATAACCTTAAACTGAAGGAAATTTTGATGTCTGCCGCTACTTGCTGCTCACGTGAGATACGTCACTTCTTTGCCGGGCATGTGTGCTGGCCGAGTTGTTCGGCGATGTTATCTAGAGCAGGGTTTTCTGTTTGTTCAGGTCTGTTATCTAGGGCAGAGTTTCCTGGAGCAGGTGTTTTCAGAATGTCAAAGGGTGTGATTGGTTTCATAGCCAGCCAGCTTGGCCGACCCCAAAATCATGCCACAGCAAACCTGTCTCCACCAATGCAATTGCTTCGTGCTTGGTTCTTGGTTAGCATTCAGGTTGGTGTAGGAAGCAGGTGTTTGGTACCCTGCAGTCAAGGACGAAATTAGATTAGCTAAATGCAGGAACTGGTGTTTGACCATCTCTCTACCAGTCGTTGCGGTCACCATGTACCCTCTTCTTTGCTGTGACTGCAGACATTAGGAGACATGATACGCATGAATGCAGAATTGATTTGTTTCGCAGGGCATCCATAACCAAGATGTCTTTTGCATATTACTTGTTCATCTATTTGTAACTGAATGAAGAAAACTGCAATGCAAGTCAGCAAACAGAACACAATGGGCAGTAGCATAATTTAGTATCATCTCTGCAATGTCAGTTGGGCTTGCTGGGACCTAGGCCCATTCGGGGCCTGGTTGGCTGCTTTTTGGGCTGCAAAATTCCATTTCCATGGGCCATCCCATCCCCGCGTCCACCTCCCTCTGGGCCCTAGCGGTGGCGGGCCTGGCTTCTGGCCCGCCAAGCGGATTAGAGTCTCAGCTAATCGTATGCTGGGATAAGCATGCTGTTACTCGCCAGCAGAGAGTTAAGCCGCACAATCTCACAGCTCATCTCGATCACTGGCTAGCAGCACAACATGATAACGATAGTAATTTGCTCGATCAGCCACAGCTAATGGTTTCAGTGACGACCAAATCTGCCATTGACAGCACAGCTCCACACTGCACCCAGCAGAGGCGATCCAGGCCCTACAAATATCGAAGCAAGGCAGCCACGGTACTCGCAGTACAAGCAGAAGAGGACAGTGGTAGTGGACTAGCAGATCACAACAGCCAGTTGCTATGGCCGCCAACAAGAACgtcgcggcggcgctgctggtgCTCCTTCCGCTGATGATGCTGATGTGCACGGCGTTGGCGGCGCGCCACTCGCCGGTGGGGGCGGTCCGCCTGAACCT from Panicum hallii strain FIL2 chromosome 3, PHallii_v3.1, whole genome shotgun sequence encodes:
- the LOC112887057 gene encoding G-type lectin S-receptor-like serine/threonine-protein kinase At2g19130, with the protein product MAPLHVVLAGLVFFSSLHTAAPCSTATATGDTLAAGRALAAGNKLVSRNGKFALGFFRFRQSIAAAAGTAGNSTGGTTTTVSSSPGWYLGIWFNKIPVCTTVWIANRERPIAESELNTTQLRISTDGNLVIVSSNTTTESKLWSTEVVNSTDSVSALLNSTGNLALLPETPSNGAPLWQSFDYPTDVGLPTAKIGRNKLTGFNRSFVSKKSLIDPGFGSYSIDVGIDGAMRLTSRSSPPVVYWPWPAGRLAELVQALDGLMDSDPRTKGLLKPTFKDDDEEVYFSYTITDDSASVFVPIDISGQLKLNVWSKAKESWETVYAQPSDFCIAHGVCGPFTVCNGNSAPLFCDCLETFSRKSPRDWDLGDRTGGCARNTPLDCSNRSKTGSTDVFHPVSRVKLPFNAQSIEDATTPSNCAGACLNDCSCTAYSYSNSKCSVWHGELLDVSMDDGIGITGQDVLYLRLAARDFQSLEKKKKKKQRPGAIVAATASIVSFGLMVLILLVVVWRKRFKWFNVPLHDTRGSGGIIAFRYIDLVRATKNFSERLGGGGFGSVFKGVLNESTTIAAKRLDGARQGEKQFRAEVSSIGLIQHINLVKLIGFCCEGDNRLLVYEHMSNGSLDAHLFQSNATILNWSTRYQIAIGVARGLCYLHQSCRECIIHCDIKPENILLDASFAPKIADFGMAAFVGRDFSRVMTTFRGTAGYLAPEWLSGVAITPKVDVYSFGRQQAS
- the LOC112886875 gene encoding G-type lectin S-receptor-like serine/threonine-protein kinase At2g19130, with translation MPPLYILLGGFLLFSSLHTTSLAATARGDTLAAGEALAASDKLISRNGKFALGFFQFQQSPGTTSKSPNTNTNTTTTSSSLGWYLGIWFNKIPVFTTVWVANREKPITDRELKLAQLKISGDGNLVIMLSNASTESIIWSTTGIVFTSTNNTSVVLMNNGNLALKPETSSNEVPLWQSFDYPTDVGLPGAKIGRNKVTGFNHQFISKKSLIDPGLGSYSVQIDTNGVLLLRSRKPPFVVYWSWPSGKLAELVSALNALLDMDPRTKGLLKPTYADNDKEVYFTYTLLDESASVFVPIDITGQLKLKVWSQATESWQNIYAQPSYFCTTYAVCGPFTVCNGNASPFCSCMESFYQKSPRDWELDDRTGGCARNTPLDCTTSNKSTRSSTDVFHPIARVSLPYDPRRLEDATTQSSCAKACLNDCSCTAYAYTNSICSVWHGELLNVNQADGNGITSQDVLYIRLAARDLKSFTRDNKRIPIVVIVVTCSASLGFLIMLVLLLMIWRNRFKLCGAPLHGIQGTGGGIVAFRYTDLCHATKNFSERLGGGGFGSVFKGVLSDSTTIAVKRLDGARQGEKQFRAEVSSIGLIQHINLVKLIGFCCGGDKRLLVYEHMLNGSLDGHLFQSNAAVLSWSTRYQIAIGVARGLLYLHKSCRECIIHCDIKPENILLDASFVPKIADFGMAAFVGRDFSRVLTTFRGTAGYLAPEWLSGVAITPKVDVYSFGMVLLEIISGRRNSPEVHSSSGYHVTYFPVQAISKLHDGDLQSLMDPQLQGDFNLHEAERVCKVACWCIQDNEFDRPEMVEVVRALEGLQEFGIPPMPRLLAAITQSSDAASLQ